One part of the Paroedura picta isolate Pp20150507F chromosome 5, Ppicta_v3.0, whole genome shotgun sequence genome encodes these proteins:
- the CCDC136 gene encoding coiled-coil domain-containing protein 136 isoform X3: MDQIQWDEINAKEIPSKHPEEVPDSQSGSSAEQASSGGGEVDGPNLELNDEEEEEEEEEEEEEDEEQLRSPGSLDEDEKESDQEMDELRAQVLQLLEELEEAREMVLKQEEDSLQLQGLLEDERLASAQQAEIFTKQIQRLQAQLHSLKDEFDSLQEVKDVELERLEQELREANEEIHSLRLDAEEAAGLHENEIAGLQEELCRLKAELERAQRIRNEYDLEITSLRAEINMKEPGTGDSKPSPDLMLVTHYDDRTAGPSEDVTRLQEELQSLRDQYQELNDEYEILQESNKIMVHQLQKLESIKYSRSRSKADDSLSFESLLAESAEHHFVSNKRHSLHGGGSVSFRSVEVVGFGSEYDDEDDRMPRLEEEDSTSDLQLQLESEEQKAEAAQAQYSWAQNKLREMQSRYQVSHEEWERLQEELRLCKEEIERLNGTIPVGGRVPVGGLKPVALFVALAGGLLLYPCLKRCCGSSLPT, encoded by the exons atggaccagatccaatgggatgaaattaatgcaaaagaaattccatctaaacatccagaagaagttcctgacagtcagagcggttcctcagcggaacaggcttcctcgggaggtg GTGAGGTGGATGGCCCTAACCTGGAGCTGaatgatgaggaagaggaggaggaggaggaggaggaggaggaggaggatgaagagcaGCTGAGGAGTCCAGGCTCTTTGGATGAGGATGAGAAAGAGTCCGACCAAGAGATGGATGAATTACGGGCTCAGGTCCTGCAGCTCTTGGAAGAACTGGAAGAGGCCCGGGAGATGGTCCTGAAGCAAGAGGAGGACTCCCTGCAGCTCCAAG GTTTGTTGGAAGACGAGAGACTGGCCAGTGCACAGCAGGCAGAAATCTTCACCAAGCAGATCCAACGACTTCAAG CTCAGCTCCATTCTCTGAAGGACGAGTTTGATTCGCTGCAAGAAGTGAAGGATGTGGAGCTGGAGCGCCTGGAGCAGGAGCTGCGGGAAGCCAACGAGGAGATCCACAGCTTGCGCTTGGACGCCGAGGAGGCCGCCGGCTTGCACGAGAACGAGATCGCCGGCCTGCAGGAGGAGCTGTGCCGCCTGAAGGCCGAGCTGGAGCGGGCCCAACGCATCCGCAACGAGTACGACCTGGAGATCACCTCCTTGCGGGCGGAAATCAACATGAAGGAGCCGGGCACCGGAGACAGCAAGCCCTCCCCGGACCTCATGCTGGTGACGCATTATGACGACCGGACAGCTGGTCCCTCCGAAGACGTGACCAGGCTCCAAG AGGAACTCCAAAGCTTGAGGGATCAGTACCAGGAACTCAACGATGAGTATGAGATCTTGCAGGAGAGCAACAAGATCATGGTTCACCAGCTGCAGAAGCTGGAGTCCATAAAGTACAG CAGATCCAGAAGCAAGGCGGACGATTCGCTCTCGTTCGAGTCCCTCCTTGCGGAAAGCGCCGAGCACCATTTCGTCTCCAACAAGCGGCACAGCCTGCACGGGGGCGGCAGCGTCTCCTTCAGGTCGGTGGAGGTGGTGGGCTTCGGCAGCGAGTACGACGACGAAGACGACCGGATGccccggctggaggaggaggacagcACGTCCGATctgcagctgcagctggagagcgaggagcagaaagcagaagccGCCCAGGCCCAG tacTCCTGGGCCCAAAACAAGCTGCGAGAGATGCAGAGCAGGTACCAGGTCAGCCACGAGGAGTGGGAGCGGCTGCAGGAGGAGCTGCGGCTCTGCAAAGAGGAGATCGAGAGGCTGAATGGCACCATCCCTGTCGGGGGACGG
- the CCDC136 gene encoding coiled-coil domain-containing protein 136 isoform X5 — MALQWGCNSPGEVDGPNLELNDEEEEEEEEEEEEEDEEQLRSPGSLDEDEKESDQEMDELRAQVLQLLEELEEAREMVLKQEEDSLQLQGLLEDERLASAQQAEIFTKQIQRLQAQLHSLKDEFDSLQEVKDVELERLEQELREANEEIHSLRLDAEEAAGLHENEIAGLQEELCRLKAELERAQRIRNEYDLEITSLRAEINMKEPGTGDSKPSPDLMLVTHYDDRTAGPSEDVTRLQEELQSLRDQYQELNDEYEILQESNKIMVHQLQKLESIKYSELPPSRSRSKADDSLSFESLLAESAEHHFVSNKRHSLHGGGSVSFRSVEVVGFGSEYDDEDDRMPRLEEEDSTSDLQLQLESEEQKAEAAQAQYSWAQNKLREMQSRYQVSHEEWERLQEELRLCKEEIERLNGTIPVGGRVPVGGLKPVALFVALAGGLLLYPCLKRCCGSSLPT; from the exons ATGGCGTTGCAATGGGGCTGCAACTCTCCAG GTGAGGTGGATGGCCCTAACCTGGAGCTGaatgatgaggaagaggaggaggaggaggaggaggaggaggaggaggatgaagagcaGCTGAGGAGTCCAGGCTCTTTGGATGAGGATGAGAAAGAGTCCGACCAAGAGATGGATGAATTACGGGCTCAGGTCCTGCAGCTCTTGGAAGAACTGGAAGAGGCCCGGGAGATGGTCCTGAAGCAAGAGGAGGACTCCCTGCAGCTCCAAG GTTTGTTGGAAGACGAGAGACTGGCCAGTGCACAGCAGGCAGAAATCTTCACCAAGCAGATCCAACGACTTCAAG CTCAGCTCCATTCTCTGAAGGACGAGTTTGATTCGCTGCAAGAAGTGAAGGATGTGGAGCTGGAGCGCCTGGAGCAGGAGCTGCGGGAAGCCAACGAGGAGATCCACAGCTTGCGCTTGGACGCCGAGGAGGCCGCCGGCTTGCACGAGAACGAGATCGCCGGCCTGCAGGAGGAGCTGTGCCGCCTGAAGGCCGAGCTGGAGCGGGCCCAACGCATCCGCAACGAGTACGACCTGGAGATCACCTCCTTGCGGGCGGAAATCAACATGAAGGAGCCGGGCACCGGAGACAGCAAGCCCTCCCCGGACCTCATGCTGGTGACGCATTATGACGACCGGACAGCTGGTCCCTCCGAAGACGTGACCAGGCTCCAAG AGGAACTCCAAAGCTTGAGGGATCAGTACCAGGAACTCAACGATGAGTATGAGATCTTGCAGGAGAGCAACAAGATCATGGTTCACCAGCTGCAGAAGCTGGAGTCCATAAAGTACAG TGAACTCCCCCCTAGCAGATCCAGAAGCAAGGCGGACGATTCGCTCTCGTTCGAGTCCCTCCTTGCGGAAAGCGCCGAGCACCATTTCGTCTCCAACAAGCGGCACAGCCTGCACGGGGGCGGCAGCGTCTCCTTCAGGTCGGTGGAGGTGGTGGGCTTCGGCAGCGAGTACGACGACGAAGACGACCGGATGccccggctggaggaggaggacagcACGTCCGATctgcagctgcagctggagagcgaggagcagaaagcagaagccGCCCAGGCCCAG tacTCCTGGGCCCAAAACAAGCTGCGAGAGATGCAGAGCAGGTACCAGGTCAGCCACGAGGAGTGGGAGCGGCTGCAGGAGGAGCTGCGGCTCTGCAAAGAGGAGATCGAGAGGCTGAATGGCACCATCCCTGTCGGGGGACGG
- the CCDC136 gene encoding coiled-coil domain-containing protein 136 isoform X4, whose translation MDQIQWDEINAKEIPSKHPEEVPDSQSGSSAEQASSGGGEVDGPNLELNDEEEEEEEEEEEEEDEEQLRSPGSLDEDEKESDQEMDELRAQVLQLLEELEEAREMVLKQEEDSLQLQGLLEDERLASAQQAEIFTKQIQRLQAQLHSLKDEFDSLQEVKDVELERLEQELREANEEIHSLRLDAEEAAGLHENEIAGLQEELCRLKAELERAQRIRNEYDLEITSLRAEINMKEPGTGDSKPSPDLMLVTHYDDRTAGPSEDVTRLQEELQSLRDQYQELNDEYEILQESNKIMVHQLQKLESIKYRSRSKADDSLSFESLLAESAEHHFVSNKRHSLHGGGSVSFRSVEVVGFGSEYDDEDDRMPRLEEEDSTSDLQLQLESEEQKAEAAQAQYSWAQNKLREMQSRYQVSHEEWERLQEELRLCKEEIERLNGTIPVGGRVPVGGLKPVALFVALAGGLLLYPCLKRCCGSSLPT comes from the exons atggaccagatccaatgggatgaaattaatgcaaaagaaattccatctaaacatccagaagaagttcctgacagtcagagcggttcctcagcggaacaggcttcctcgggaggtg GTGAGGTGGATGGCCCTAACCTGGAGCTGaatgatgaggaagaggaggaggaggaggaggaggaggaggaggaggatgaagagcaGCTGAGGAGTCCAGGCTCTTTGGATGAGGATGAGAAAGAGTCCGACCAAGAGATGGATGAATTACGGGCTCAGGTCCTGCAGCTCTTGGAAGAACTGGAAGAGGCCCGGGAGATGGTCCTGAAGCAAGAGGAGGACTCCCTGCAGCTCCAAG GTTTGTTGGAAGACGAGAGACTGGCCAGTGCACAGCAGGCAGAAATCTTCACCAAGCAGATCCAACGACTTCAAG CTCAGCTCCATTCTCTGAAGGACGAGTTTGATTCGCTGCAAGAAGTGAAGGATGTGGAGCTGGAGCGCCTGGAGCAGGAGCTGCGGGAAGCCAACGAGGAGATCCACAGCTTGCGCTTGGACGCCGAGGAGGCCGCCGGCTTGCACGAGAACGAGATCGCCGGCCTGCAGGAGGAGCTGTGCCGCCTGAAGGCCGAGCTGGAGCGGGCCCAACGCATCCGCAACGAGTACGACCTGGAGATCACCTCCTTGCGGGCGGAAATCAACATGAAGGAGCCGGGCACCGGAGACAGCAAGCCCTCCCCGGACCTCATGCTGGTGACGCATTATGACGACCGGACAGCTGGTCCCTCCGAAGACGTGACCAGGCTCCAAG AGGAACTCCAAAGCTTGAGGGATCAGTACCAGGAACTCAACGATGAGTATGAGATCTTGCAGGAGAGCAACAAGATCATGGTTCACCAGCTGCAGAAGCTGGAGTCCATAAAGTACAG ATCCAGAAGCAAGGCGGACGATTCGCTCTCGTTCGAGTCCCTCCTTGCGGAAAGCGCCGAGCACCATTTCGTCTCCAACAAGCGGCACAGCCTGCACGGGGGCGGCAGCGTCTCCTTCAGGTCGGTGGAGGTGGTGGGCTTCGGCAGCGAGTACGACGACGAAGACGACCGGATGccccggctggaggaggaggacagcACGTCCGATctgcagctgcagctggagagcgaggagcagaaagcagaagccGCCCAGGCCCAG tacTCCTGGGCCCAAAACAAGCTGCGAGAGATGCAGAGCAGGTACCAGGTCAGCCACGAGGAGTGGGAGCGGCTGCAGGAGGAGCTGCGGCTCTGCAAAGAGGAGATCGAGAGGCTGAATGGCACCATCCCTGTCGGGGGACGG
- the CCDC136 gene encoding coiled-coil domain-containing protein 136 isoform X2 — protein sequence MDQIQWDEINAKEIPSKHPEEVPDSQSGSSAEQASSGGGEVDGPNLELNDEEEEEEEEEEEEEDEEQLRSPGSLDEDEKESDQEMDELRAQVLQLLEELEEAREMVLKQEEDSLQLQGLLEDERLASAQQAEIFTKQIQRLQAQLHSLKDEFDSLQEVKDVELERLEQELREANEEIHSLRLDAEEAAGLHENEIAGLQEELCRLKAELERAQRIRNEYDLEITSLRAEINMKEPGTGDSKPSPDLMLVTHYDDRTAGPSEDVTRLQEELQSLRDQYQELNDEYEILQESNKIMVHQLQKLESIKYSELPPSRSRSKADDSLSFESLLAESAEHHFVSNKRHSLHGGGSVSFRSVEVVGFGSEYDDEDDRMPRLEEEDSTSDLQLQLESEEQKAEAAQAQYSWAQNKLREMQSRYQVSHEEWERLQEELRLCKEEIERLNGTIPVGGRTPPAPDPPTISLPLIGLVVIVALLWCWWAETSS from the exons atggaccagatccaatgggatgaaattaatgcaaaagaaattccatctaaacatccagaagaagttcctgacagtcagagcggttcctcagcggaacaggcttcctcgggaggtg GTGAGGTGGATGGCCCTAACCTGGAGCTGaatgatgaggaagaggaggaggaggaggaggaggaggaggaggaggatgaagagcaGCTGAGGAGTCCAGGCTCTTTGGATGAGGATGAGAAAGAGTCCGACCAAGAGATGGATGAATTACGGGCTCAGGTCCTGCAGCTCTTGGAAGAACTGGAAGAGGCCCGGGAGATGGTCCTGAAGCAAGAGGAGGACTCCCTGCAGCTCCAAG GTTTGTTGGAAGACGAGAGACTGGCCAGTGCACAGCAGGCAGAAATCTTCACCAAGCAGATCCAACGACTTCAAG CTCAGCTCCATTCTCTGAAGGACGAGTTTGATTCGCTGCAAGAAGTGAAGGATGTGGAGCTGGAGCGCCTGGAGCAGGAGCTGCGGGAAGCCAACGAGGAGATCCACAGCTTGCGCTTGGACGCCGAGGAGGCCGCCGGCTTGCACGAGAACGAGATCGCCGGCCTGCAGGAGGAGCTGTGCCGCCTGAAGGCCGAGCTGGAGCGGGCCCAACGCATCCGCAACGAGTACGACCTGGAGATCACCTCCTTGCGGGCGGAAATCAACATGAAGGAGCCGGGCACCGGAGACAGCAAGCCCTCCCCGGACCTCATGCTGGTGACGCATTATGACGACCGGACAGCTGGTCCCTCCGAAGACGTGACCAGGCTCCAAG AGGAACTCCAAAGCTTGAGGGATCAGTACCAGGAACTCAACGATGAGTATGAGATCTTGCAGGAGAGCAACAAGATCATGGTTCACCAGCTGCAGAAGCTGGAGTCCATAAAGTACAG TGAACTCCCCCCTAGCAGATCCAGAAGCAAGGCGGACGATTCGCTCTCGTTCGAGTCCCTCCTTGCGGAAAGCGCCGAGCACCATTTCGTCTCCAACAAGCGGCACAGCCTGCACGGGGGCGGCAGCGTCTCCTTCAGGTCGGTGGAGGTGGTGGGCTTCGGCAGCGAGTACGACGACGAAGACGACCGGATGccccggctggaggaggaggacagcACGTCCGATctgcagctgcagctggagagcgaggagcagaaagcagaagccGCCCAGGCCCAG tacTCCTGGGCCCAAAACAAGCTGCGAGAGATGCAGAGCAGGTACCAGGTCAGCCACGAGGAGTGGGAGCGGCTGCAGGAGGAGCTGCGGCTCTGCAAAGAGGAGATCGAGAGGCTGAATGGCACCATCCCTGTCGGGGGACGG accccccctgcccccgaccCCCCCACAATCTCACTCCCTCTCATAGGACTGGTTGTTATAGTGGCTCTGCTCTGGTGCTGGTGGGCTGAGACCTCTTCCTAA
- the CCDC136 gene encoding coiled-coil domain-containing protein 136 isoform X1: MDQIQWDEINAKEIPSKHPEEVPDSQSGSSAEQASSGGGEVDGPNLELNDEEEEEEEEEEEEEDEEQLRSPGSLDEDEKESDQEMDELRAQVLQLLEELEEAREMVLKQEEDSLQLQGLLEDERLASAQQAEIFTKQIQRLQAQLHSLKDEFDSLQEVKDVELERLEQELREANEEIHSLRLDAEEAAGLHENEIAGLQEELCRLKAELERAQRIRNEYDLEITSLRAEINMKEPGTGDSKPSPDLMLVTHYDDRTAGPSEDVTRLQEELQSLRDQYQELNDEYEILQESNKIMVHQLQKLESIKYSELPPSRSRSKADDSLSFESLLAESAEHHFVSNKRHSLHGGGSVSFRSVEVVGFGSEYDDEDDRMPRLEEEDSTSDLQLQLESEEQKAEAAQAQYSWAQNKLREMQSRYQVSHEEWERLQEELRLCKEEIERLNGTIPVGGRVPVGGLKPVALFVALAGGLLLYPCLKRCCGSSLPT, encoded by the exons atggaccagatccaatgggatgaaattaatgcaaaagaaattccatctaaacatccagaagaagttcctgacagtcagagcggttcctcagcggaacaggcttcctcgggaggtg GTGAGGTGGATGGCCCTAACCTGGAGCTGaatgatgaggaagaggaggaggaggaggaggaggaggaggaggaggatgaagagcaGCTGAGGAGTCCAGGCTCTTTGGATGAGGATGAGAAAGAGTCCGACCAAGAGATGGATGAATTACGGGCTCAGGTCCTGCAGCTCTTGGAAGAACTGGAAGAGGCCCGGGAGATGGTCCTGAAGCAAGAGGAGGACTCCCTGCAGCTCCAAG GTTTGTTGGAAGACGAGAGACTGGCCAGTGCACAGCAGGCAGAAATCTTCACCAAGCAGATCCAACGACTTCAAG CTCAGCTCCATTCTCTGAAGGACGAGTTTGATTCGCTGCAAGAAGTGAAGGATGTGGAGCTGGAGCGCCTGGAGCAGGAGCTGCGGGAAGCCAACGAGGAGATCCACAGCTTGCGCTTGGACGCCGAGGAGGCCGCCGGCTTGCACGAGAACGAGATCGCCGGCCTGCAGGAGGAGCTGTGCCGCCTGAAGGCCGAGCTGGAGCGGGCCCAACGCATCCGCAACGAGTACGACCTGGAGATCACCTCCTTGCGGGCGGAAATCAACATGAAGGAGCCGGGCACCGGAGACAGCAAGCCCTCCCCGGACCTCATGCTGGTGACGCATTATGACGACCGGACAGCTGGTCCCTCCGAAGACGTGACCAGGCTCCAAG AGGAACTCCAAAGCTTGAGGGATCAGTACCAGGAACTCAACGATGAGTATGAGATCTTGCAGGAGAGCAACAAGATCATGGTTCACCAGCTGCAGAAGCTGGAGTCCATAAAGTACAG TGAACTCCCCCCTAGCAGATCCAGAAGCAAGGCGGACGATTCGCTCTCGTTCGAGTCCCTCCTTGCGGAAAGCGCCGAGCACCATTTCGTCTCCAACAAGCGGCACAGCCTGCACGGGGGCGGCAGCGTCTCCTTCAGGTCGGTGGAGGTGGTGGGCTTCGGCAGCGAGTACGACGACGAAGACGACCGGATGccccggctggaggaggaggacagcACGTCCGATctgcagctgcagctggagagcgaggagcagaaagcagaagccGCCCAGGCCCAG tacTCCTGGGCCCAAAACAAGCTGCGAGAGATGCAGAGCAGGTACCAGGTCAGCCACGAGGAGTGGGAGCGGCTGCAGGAGGAGCTGCGGCTCTGCAAAGAGGAGATCGAGAGGCTGAATGGCACCATCCCTGTCGGGGGACGG
- the CCDC136 gene encoding coiled-coil domain-containing protein 136 isoform X6: MEAAGLQLPGRRKERAGEVDGPNLELNDEEEEEEEEEEEEEDEEQLRSPGSLDEDEKESDQEMDELRAQVLQLLEELEEAREMVLKQEEDSLQLQGLLEDERLASAQQAEIFTKQIQRLQAQLHSLKDEFDSLQEVKDVELERLEQELREANEEIHSLRLDAEEAAGLHENEIAGLQEELCRLKAELERAQRIRNEYDLEITSLRAEINMKEPGTGDSKPSPDLMLVTHYDDRTAGPSEDVTRLQEELQSLRDQYQELNDEYEILQESNKIMVHQLQKLESIKYSELPPSRSRSKADDSLSFESLLAESAEHHFVSNKRHSLHGGGSVSFRSVEVVGFGSEYDDEDDRMPRLEEEDSTSDLQLQLESEEQKAEAAQAQYSWAQNKLREMQSRYQVSHEEWERLQEELRLCKEEIERLNGTIPVGGRVPVGGLKPVALFVALAGGLLLYPCLKRCCGSSLPT; encoded by the exons ATGGAGGCGGCTGGGCTGCAGCTGCCCGGgcggaggaaggagagagcag GTGAGGTGGATGGCCCTAACCTGGAGCTGaatgatgaggaagaggaggaggaggaggaggaggaggaggaggaggatgaagagcaGCTGAGGAGTCCAGGCTCTTTGGATGAGGATGAGAAAGAGTCCGACCAAGAGATGGATGAATTACGGGCTCAGGTCCTGCAGCTCTTGGAAGAACTGGAAGAGGCCCGGGAGATGGTCCTGAAGCAAGAGGAGGACTCCCTGCAGCTCCAAG GTTTGTTGGAAGACGAGAGACTGGCCAGTGCACAGCAGGCAGAAATCTTCACCAAGCAGATCCAACGACTTCAAG CTCAGCTCCATTCTCTGAAGGACGAGTTTGATTCGCTGCAAGAAGTGAAGGATGTGGAGCTGGAGCGCCTGGAGCAGGAGCTGCGGGAAGCCAACGAGGAGATCCACAGCTTGCGCTTGGACGCCGAGGAGGCCGCCGGCTTGCACGAGAACGAGATCGCCGGCCTGCAGGAGGAGCTGTGCCGCCTGAAGGCCGAGCTGGAGCGGGCCCAACGCATCCGCAACGAGTACGACCTGGAGATCACCTCCTTGCGGGCGGAAATCAACATGAAGGAGCCGGGCACCGGAGACAGCAAGCCCTCCCCGGACCTCATGCTGGTGACGCATTATGACGACCGGACAGCTGGTCCCTCCGAAGACGTGACCAGGCTCCAAG AGGAACTCCAAAGCTTGAGGGATCAGTACCAGGAACTCAACGATGAGTATGAGATCTTGCAGGAGAGCAACAAGATCATGGTTCACCAGCTGCAGAAGCTGGAGTCCATAAAGTACAG TGAACTCCCCCCTAGCAGATCCAGAAGCAAGGCGGACGATTCGCTCTCGTTCGAGTCCCTCCTTGCGGAAAGCGCCGAGCACCATTTCGTCTCCAACAAGCGGCACAGCCTGCACGGGGGCGGCAGCGTCTCCTTCAGGTCGGTGGAGGTGGTGGGCTTCGGCAGCGAGTACGACGACGAAGACGACCGGATGccccggctggaggaggaggacagcACGTCCGATctgcagctgcagctggagagcgaggagcagaaagcagaagccGCCCAGGCCCAG tacTCCTGGGCCCAAAACAAGCTGCGAGAGATGCAGAGCAGGTACCAGGTCAGCCACGAGGAGTGGGAGCGGCTGCAGGAGGAGCTGCGGCTCTGCAAAGAGGAGATCGAGAGGCTGAATGGCACCATCCCTGTCGGGGGACGG